From the Malassezia vespertilionis chromosome 5, complete sequence genome, the window CCCAGCAGAATGCCGAATAGGAAAATCAGTGATGCTGGCTCTTTCACCGCACCCACCACAAACAGGGATCTCCGATGCGAAGCAGGCACACGGGGGCGGAGCGTCACATTGGAAATTAACAGTGTGCCGAGCATAAAAAACCCCAAAATCCGCGCAGTCCACCCAAAGCCAATTTCAGGTTTGTTTACAATTTTGCGGAAGAGAACAGTGTATACAACAGCACCAATACTACTACCGCTAGTGGCAATCCCAATAGCCAGCACACGGTTCTTGGAAAAGTATGTTGACACAATCGCGATGCCAGGAACAAAGAGACATGCACCTGCAAACCCAAAGCATAGGCTTTGGGCAAGTATAAAATGCCAGTACTTTGTAGAAATGCTGACCATCATCATAGCAAAGGTAATAAACACAGTGCCAATGACGGTCATAACACGGAAATAGCCCATATCAAAGAGCGGGCCTGTGAGCGCACCAACGAAAAGCACAAGAAATGCCTGAATAGAGCCGATCCAGGAAATGCTGGAAGCGCTTTTATCTTCAAGGATGCTTCCTTCGTAATATGTTTGAAAGATGCCAAACGAATTGATAATCCCGGATGTATTGAAGAGAAAGAAAAAGGCGCCTACCACTTGGAGCCATGCCATGAGGCCGCCATCCGGCACCTCATC encodes:
- a CDS encoding uncharacterized protein (COG:G; EggNog:ENOG503NWXD; TransMembrane:12 (i47-71o83-102i109-129o135-158i170-190o202-224i245-263o283-301i313-331o343-363i375-395o401-427i)) is translated as MSEEGHRGELIYTDRSSKESKETWDVENDRIPADEVPDGGLMAWLQVVGAFFFLFNTSGIINSFGIFQTYYEGSILEDKSASSISWIGSIQAFLVLFVGALTGPLFDMGYFRVMTVIGTVFITFAMMMVSISTKYWHFILAQSLCFGFAGACLFVPGIAIVSTYFSKNRVLAIGIATSGSSIGAVVYTVLFRKIVNKPEIGFGWTARILGFFMLGTLLISNVTLRPRVPASHRRSLFVVGAVKEPASLIFLFGILLGYMGAYIPYYHATAYAMRKAGASEPLGYYLVAIINGASAFGRIIPSILADRIGPFNTLAPMAIASAILAFCWLGIKNVPGMCVFTILYGFFTGAYVSLPPSCVASLTNNLHEMGARVGICFLFAGVGMLVGNPIAGALVDLDTDSFWKAQVCCGALVTGSAACLTLSKFILNRHLMAKV